A part of Bufo bufo chromosome 7, aBufBuf1.1, whole genome shotgun sequence genomic DNA contains:
- the LOC121007559 gene encoding E3 ubiquitin/ISG15 ligase TRIM25-like, which yields MASADLRAELDCSICLSLYKDPVSLRCGHNFCRSCIVSALDAQEAAGVYSCPDCRAEYPERPALEKNRKLRNIVERFLSAQPDMEETGIFCTYCTKSPVTAVRTCLHCEIFLCDDHLTAHNKMVDHILTEPTRSFGYKKCSLHKKVLELYCPQDAACVCVFCCLVGEHRGHQVELLDEASEKKKKKLRKYLEELNPQKAKIQTKLQNLQDRKRNIQEKASDKRKNVRKLFMDIKEQLEMAENKALSDISRQEEKIVSQISDLIKKLEIEEDELSREMRHMEEMCHVTDPIRLLQESDITVCGRGDDEDTGGDGGEGRSDDDLGEVLISLTLHRSMRDIVTNVTSELGLHVPDILLDEDTAHRNVKISEDLKTATRTEEEQQNRPKSSERFMYYAQVLSRCGLSSGRHYWEVEWDLIGGCNIGMSYPSIVREGQESGIIYNDKSWCLHISGAVCEVYHNSVRFPLSVDTTCPRLGVFLDYEAGRLSFYQLCDPIRHLHTFTATFSEPLHVDFGLWPGASARIIT from the coding sequence ATGGCGTCTGCTGATCTGAGAGCCGAGCTGGACTGCTCCATCTGCCTGAGCCTCTATAAAGATCCTGTGTCCCTGAGATGTGGACACAACTTCTGCCGCTCGTGTATTGTGAGTGCGCTGGATGCACAGGAGGCAGCTGGAGTGTATTCCTGTCCTGACTGCAGAGCAGAATATCCAGAGCGTCCGGCCCTGGAGAAGAACAGGAAGCTGAGGAACATAGTGGAGCGTTTCTTATCTGCTCAGCCTGATATGGAGGAGACCGGGATCTTCTGTACTTACTGTACTAAGTCTCCTGTAACGGCTGTGAGGACATGTCTGCACTGTGAGATCTTTCTATGTGATGACCACCTGACAGCCCACAACAAGATGGTGGATCATATATTAACAGAACCCACCAGATCATTTGGCTACAAAAAATGTTCCCTCCACAAGAAGGTTCTGGAGTTATACTGCCCGCAGGACGcagcttgtgtgtgtgtgttttgctGTCTGGTCGGCGAGCACAGGGGACACCAGGTGGAACTTCTAGATGAGGCAtctgagaagaagaagaagaaactgAGGAAATATCTGGAGGAACTAAACCCACAAAAAGCAAAAATTCAGACGAAACTTCAGAATCTGCAGGATCGTAAGAGGAATATCCAGGAGAAAGCCTCTGATAAGAGGAAGAACGTCAGGAAGTTATTTATGGACATTAAGGAGCAACTGGAAATGGCAGAAAATAAAGCGCTGAGCGATATCTCCAGGCAGGAGGAGAAGATTGTGTCCCAGATATCTGATCTGATCAAGAAGCTGGAAATAGAGGAggacgagctgtccagggagatgCGTCACATGGAGGAGATGTGTCATGTCACCGACCCAATAAGACTCCTACAAGAAAGTGACATTACAGTATGTGGTCGTGGAGATGATGAGGACACAGGGGGAGATGGTGGAGAGGGCAGGTCTGATGATGATCTGGGTGAGGTTCTGATCTCACTGACCTTACACCGATCTATGAGGGATATTGTCACCAATGTCACATCAGAGCTCGGGCTCCATGTTCCAGACATATTGCTGGATGAGGACACTGCTCATAGAAATGTGAAGATATCAGAAGATCTGAAAACAGCAACAAGAACAGAAGAAGAACAACAGAACAGACCAAAATCATCGGAAAGATTCATGTATTATGCCCAGGTGTTAAGCAGATGTGGCCTCTCCTCAGGAAGACATTACTGGGAGGTAGAGTGGGACCTGATAGGAGGATGTAACATCGGAATGTCCTATCCCAGTATAGTAAGGGAAGGACAGGAGTCTGGTATTATATATAATGATAAATCTTGGTGTCTGCATATATCTGGTGCAGTATGTGAAGTGTATCACAACTCAGTCAGATTCCCCCTCAGTGTAGATACAACATGTCCTAGACTTGGGGTCTTCTTAGACTATGAGGCCGGGCGTCTGTCCTTCTATCAGCTGTGTGACCCCATCAGACACTTACACACCTTCACCGCCACCTTCTCTGAACCCTTACATGTTGACTTTGGTTTGTGGCCTGGAGCCTCTGCTAGAATAATAACCTGA